From Permianibacter aggregans, a single genomic window includes:
- a CDS encoding flagellar protein FlaG: protein MASDTSINSPSLPVATATITTLPRPEPEQKLVEQAVSEALASNTENGESLSEQQLIETINALNDNAFVIKRSLQFNVDEQTGTTIITVRNSQTDEVIRQIPSEALLKLAQRIEALSETQKEAQGLFLQSEI, encoded by the coding sequence ATGGCATCCGATACGTCGATCAATTCGCCGAGTCTGCCGGTGGCAACGGCCACGATTACGACATTGCCGCGCCCAGAACCCGAACAAAAGCTGGTTGAGCAGGCAGTTTCCGAAGCATTGGCCTCCAACACAGAAAACGGCGAATCACTGTCTGAACAGCAGTTGATCGAAACCATCAATGCCCTGAATGACAACGCCTTTGTTATCAAGCGTTCCCTGCAATTCAATGTTGACGAACAAACCGGCACGACGATCATCACGGTACGCAACAGCCAAACTGATGAAGTCATTCGGCAGATTCCTTCAGAAGCGTTGCTGAAACTAGCACAGCGCATCGAAGCCCTCAGTGAAACGCAGAAAGAAGCACAGGGGTTGTTTCTGCAATCGGAAATATAG
- a CDS encoding flagellin N-terminal helical domain-containing protein, producing MGNTIATNVSSLNAQRQLTGTNNALQTTFQRLSSGFRINSAKDDAAGLQISNRLTSQISGLGVAARNANDGISLAQTAEGALQESTNILQRMRDLAIQSANGSNGSSERAALQQEVAQLQAELNRIADTTRFGSRTLLDGSFGTQTFQVGAQAFETITVATGNARANAVGSYQINFDSVATNAIGGTIAATGANVKVNTGAAITANALAGTTLTVSGSLGKSTVTYAAGATAKSIASSVNAVTKDTGVSASARTNVKISTLTAVGNLSFTLASENTTGISISASLTSTSDLSALAEAVNRETAQTGVYATVSDDKASIILTNESGADIGITNLTHSDATKGVSFTLVDFDGGFNTESEVGAATALVGDGANDAFAVGLLQFNSQRSYTVTAAAATDYFSVTTAVGGGLNAVSAVDISSANGAQNAIAILDNALQAVDSIRGDLGAVQNRFQSTISNLNNVAENASAARSRIRDTDYAAETAQLAKNQVLQQAGLAVLAQANASSQSVLSLLQ from the coding sequence ATGGGTAACACTATTGCGACCAATGTGTCGTCGCTGAACGCACAACGTCAGCTCACCGGCACCAACAATGCGCTGCAAACCACGTTTCAGCGTTTGTCTTCCGGTTTTCGTATTAACAGTGCCAAAGACGATGCGGCCGGTCTGCAAATCAGCAACCGTCTGACCTCTCAGATCAGCGGCCTGGGCGTTGCCGCCCGTAACGCCAACGATGGTATTTCCCTGGCACAAACCGCTGAAGGCGCGTTGCAGGAATCGACCAATATCCTGCAGCGTATGCGTGACCTGGCGATTCAGTCGGCCAACGGTTCGAACGGTTCCTCGGAACGCGCCGCGCTTCAACAAGAAGTCGCGCAGTTGCAGGCGGAATTGAACCGTATTGCCGATACCACCCGTTTCGGTTCACGCACCCTGCTCGACGGTTCGTTCGGCACGCAGACCTTCCAGGTCGGCGCGCAAGCGTTCGAAACCATTACCGTTGCCACCGGCAATGCTCGTGCTAATGCCGTGGGTTCGTATCAGATCAACTTTGACTCGGTGGCGACCAACGCCATTGGTGGCACCATTGCGGCTACCGGCGCTAACGTCAAAGTCAACACCGGCGCCGCCATTACCGCGAACGCATTGGCCGGAACGACACTGACCGTCAGTGGTTCGTTGGGTAAATCAACGGTCACTTACGCCGCTGGCGCCACGGCAAAATCGATCGCCTCCAGCGTCAACGCCGTCACCAAAGATACCGGCGTATCAGCCAGTGCCCGCACCAACGTCAAGATCAGCACATTGACTGCCGTGGGCAACCTGTCGTTCACATTGGCCAGCGAAAACACCACCGGCATTTCCATTTCCGCCAGCTTGACCAGCACCTCTGATTTGAGTGCGCTGGCTGAAGCGGTGAACCGCGAAACGGCGCAAACCGGTGTTTACGCCACCGTTTCCGACGACAAAGCCTCGATCATTCTGACCAATGAATCGGGTGCTGATATCGGTATCACCAACCTGACCCACAGCGATGCCACCAAAGGTGTCAGCTTCACGCTGGTTGACTTCGACGGCGGCTTCAACACTGAGTCGGAAGTCGGCGCGGCTACAGCGCTGGTTGGTGATGGCGCCAACGACGCGTTTGCTGTTGGTTTGCTGCAATTCAACTCGCAACGTTCGTACACCGTTACCGCTGCGGCGGCGACTGACTACTTCAGCGTCACGACGGCAGTGGGTGGCGGCTTGAACGCCGTATCAGCGGTGGATATCAGTTCGGCCAACGGGGCGCAGAACGCGATTGCGATTCTCGATAACGCCTTGCAGGCCGTCGACAGCATCCGCGGTGATCTCGGTGCCGTGCAGAACCGTTTCCAAAGCACGATCAGCAACTTGAACAACGTTGCCGAAAATGCCTCGGCTGCGCGTTCACGTATCCGCGACACCGATTACGCGGCGGAAACGGCACAGCTGGCGAAAAACCAGGTGTTGCAACAGGCCGGTCTCGCTGTGCTGGCGCAGGCAAATGCCTCGTCGCAGAGCGTCCTGTCACTGTTGCAGTAA